The sequence AGCACCGCGAGACCGCTCGAGTGCCGGAGGAGGTTCATGTGGAGGGTTGCCGAGTCCAGGCGCTGCGCGCGAACCAGGTCGGCGATCGACTTCTCCGCCTTGAGGCCGAGCAGGTGCGCCGCTCCGCTCGACTGCTGGTCGAAGTCGACGAGCGCCACGGAGTCGACTCCCAGATGCGCCTTCATCGCGACGGCCAGGTTCGCCGCCACCATCGTGGTCCCCACGCCGCCCTTGGTGCTGAACAGAGTTGTGATCGAGCGCGCTCGGGATCCCGTCCCGGAGCGGGCGGCGCCGCTCCGTGAGACACGCTCGACCGCTTCCTGGAGAAGCGCGCGGTCCAGGGGCTTCTTCAAGACCTCCTGGGCGCCGGCGCGAATCGCGCGAAGCAGGAGCTGCGGGTCGAGATTGTTCGTGAGGAGGAAGAGCGCGGTGTCCGGCAGGTCCATCTTGAACTGGCCGGCCGCGTTCAGGGCCTCGTCGTAGTTGTCCGGAAGGTCGAGGAGAACGATGCGCGGGTGCCGCTGCCGCGCGAGCAGGAGTCCGCTCCGGAGCTCGAAACGCTCGCCGACGACTTCCACGCCGGGCAGGCTGTTCATCACCGACTGCGTGCCGCGCCGGTTTTGCTCGTCCTCCAGGATCAGGAGGACCGTCACCGAA is a genomic window of Candidatus Eisenbacteria bacterium containing:
- a CDS encoding AAA family ATPase — protein: MAFDGNPRNGSTNGQGGSPDSGRPNSVTVLLILEDEQNRRGTQSVMNSLPGVEVVGERFELRSGLLLARQRHPRIVLLDLPDNYDEALNAAGQFKMDLPDTALFLLTNNLDPQLLLRAIRAGAQEVLKKPLDRALLQEAVERVSRSGAARSGTGSRARSITTLFSTKGGVGTTMVAANLAVAMKAHLGVDSVALVDFDQQSSGAAHLLGLKAEKSIADLVRAQRLDSATLHMNLLRHSSGLAVLAQPEDLAQIEPISPAQAGGVLDAISAAHDAVVVDAPHSFDEVSLEVLDRSTTIVLLVELSIPSIRAARRALEVFDRLHFTDVPGRVKVVVNRYSGTRGFITLDQLFEALQVRAFHTIQNDYRRVFASVNAGRALCLDDPDSQASKDVIALAAKLVGKEVPVTPAEESIRRGLFGKKVLR